Proteins from a single region of Chengkuizengella sediminis:
- the grpE gene encoding nucleotide exchange factor GrpE, with protein sequence MSQTDQAKTNEQEQILNDQENEGLENMADENLSDEEEQNVEEQILMDKQDIDELKKNADESQQKLLRTQADFDNFRRRTRLEKEEALKYASKGLIEQLLPVIDNFERAISSSAETKDFDSLMKGIEMVFDQMKQTFDSEDLKPIESVGQPFNPEYHQAIMQVESEEHEEGIVVEEVQKGYILKDKVLRPAMVKVSS encoded by the coding sequence ATGAGTCAAACAGATCAAGCAAAAACGAATGAACAAGAACAAATACTAAACGATCAAGAGAACGAAGGTTTAGAAAATATGGCTGATGAAAATCTAAGTGACGAAGAAGAGCAAAACGTAGAAGAACAAATACTTATGGATAAACAAGATATTGATGAACTGAAAAAAAATGCTGATGAAAGTCAACAGAAATTACTTAGAACTCAGGCAGACTTTGATAACTTCCGTCGCAGAACTAGACTGGAAAAGGAAGAAGCTCTAAAATACGCTTCAAAAGGACTCATCGAGCAGCTGCTTCCTGTTATAGATAATTTTGAAAGAGCCATTTCATCAAGTGCTGAAACGAAAGATTTCGATTCATTGATGAAAGGAATTGAAATGGTATTTGATCAAATGAAACAAACATTTGACAGTGAGGATTTAAAACCAATAGAATCCGTAGGTCAACCATTTAATCCAGAATACCATCAAGCTATCATGCAGGTAGAATCTGAAGAACATGAGGAAGGTATCGTAGTGGAAGAAGTTCAAAAAGGTTACATTCTAAAAGATAAGGTACTCAGACCTGCGATGGTTAAAGTAAGTAGTTAA